Proteins from a genomic interval of Mycobacterium conspicuum:
- a CDS encoding extracellular catalytic domain type 1 short-chain-length polyhydroxyalkanoate depolymerase has product MPWARLLSIGVLAVCLAGCAGRPVSAATARDEPGTLQFGGLNRTYRVHVPPGNAAGLVLNLHGGGGTGVGQEGLSDFDAVADVDGLLVAYPDGYDKSWADGRGASPADRRRVDDVGFLVALTSKLVKDFGIAAGHVFVTGMSNGGFMANRLGCDRADVFAAIAPIAGTLGAGVACNPSRPVSVLAAHGTADRLVPFDGGDVRGRGGLSHAVSASSMVDKWRSVDGCQGEPSQQELPDARDGTFVRRFDSAACAASSEVVFYRIDGGGHTWPGGRQYLPQAVIGPTTHAFDASEVIAEFFLTHARD; this is encoded by the coding sequence ATGCCGTGGGCGCGACTGCTATCGATCGGCGTGCTCGCGGTGTGTCTGGCCGGCTGCGCGGGACGGCCGGTCTCGGCCGCGACGGCGCGCGACGAGCCCGGGACATTACAGTTCGGCGGCCTCAACCGGACCTACCGCGTGCATGTGCCGCCCGGCAACGCCGCAGGTCTGGTGCTCAATTTGCACGGTGGCGGCGGCACCGGCGTCGGGCAAGAGGGCCTTTCCGACTTCGACGCCGTCGCCGACGTCGACGGCCTGCTGGTGGCCTATCCGGACGGTTACGACAAGAGCTGGGCCGACGGGCGCGGGGCGTCACCGGCCGATCGCCGTCGTGTCGACGACGTCGGATTCCTGGTGGCGCTGACGAGCAAGCTGGTCAAGGACTTCGGCATCGCCGCGGGGCACGTCTTCGTCACGGGCATGTCCAACGGGGGGTTCATGGCCAACCGATTGGGTTGTGATCGCGCTGATGTTTTTGCCGCGATCGCGCCGATCGCGGGCACCCTGGGCGCCGGTGTGGCGTGCAATCCCTCCCGGCCGGTGTCCGTGCTGGCCGCGCACGGGACCGCGGACCGGCTGGTGCCGTTCGACGGCGGGGATGTGCGCGGCCGCGGCGGGCTCAGCCACGCGGTCTCGGCTTCGAGCATGGTCGACAAGTGGCGCTCGGTCGACGGATGTCAGGGCGAGCCGTCCCAACAGGAGCTGCCCGACGCCCGAGACGGGACTTTTGTCCGACGCTTCGATTCCGCGGCGTGCGCGGCGTCCAGCGAAGTCGTCTTCTACCGCATCGACGGCGGCGGGCACACCTGGCCGGGCGGCAGGCAGTATTTGCCGCAGGCGGTCATCGGGCCCACCACGCACGCGTTCGACGCGTCGGAAGTGATTGCGGAATTTTTCCTAACCCATGCCCGCGACTAA
- a CDS encoding PPE family protein gives MEFTALPPEVTSALIHAGPGPESLVEASVAWQRLGTSLEESAAVNTATLAGLDGAWHGPSAAAMTQAVEPYLAWLRTTAAQCQQMVLALQDAVRAFNSAQSAVVPVASVTANRTRLKQLLATNRFGINLPAIAETEDEYQGMWANNSAAMSRYEAASAQATTLPMFSAPAAIANPAAQAGATAAAATTTTTTKAAMTPASIVSDLVTFDPNAGWFGLANTYANQFISSGFPINLLSYVAQNTSAQALQTVGGDIGTGLSEGQSALGAGAGAFGAAGLSAEPTAAIGIGVSMGKLTAPPAVVGLLPASQVPVQLASTATPITASDSGFPMPPLMPPPISSAGSGWRKRKQQKYDDISIGAELKGTVMPRPPSAG, from the coding sequence ATGGAGTTCACGGCATTGCCGCCCGAGGTCACCTCTGCGCTGATCCACGCGGGACCGGGTCCGGAATCACTCGTCGAGGCGTCCGTGGCGTGGCAGCGGCTCGGCACCAGCCTCGAGGAATCGGCGGCCGTCAATACCGCGACATTGGCGGGACTGGACGGCGCTTGGCACGGTCCGTCCGCCGCGGCGATGACCCAGGCGGTCGAGCCCTACCTCGCGTGGTTGCGCACCACGGCGGCGCAATGCCAGCAAATGGTCCTCGCGCTGCAGGACGCCGTCAGGGCGTTCAACTCCGCTCAATCGGCGGTGGTTCCGGTGGCGTCGGTGACCGCGAATCGGACCCGGTTGAAGCAATTGCTGGCCACCAATCGCTTCGGGATCAACCTGCCGGCCATCGCCGAAACCGAAGACGAATACCAGGGCATGTGGGCGAACAACTCGGCGGCGATGAGCCGGTACGAGGCGGCCTCGGCGCAGGCCACCACGCTGCCAATGTTCAGCGCGCCGGCCGCGATTGCCAACCCGGCCGCCCAGGCCGGTGCGACGGCCGCCGCGGCCACAACTACGACGACGACCAAGGCGGCCATGACGCCGGCCTCGATCGTGTCGGACCTGGTCACTTTCGACCCGAACGCCGGCTGGTTCGGGCTGGCCAACACCTACGCCAACCAGTTCATCTCGTCCGGCTTTCCGATCAACCTGCTCAGCTACGTGGCGCAGAACACGTCGGCGCAGGCCCTGCAGACCGTGGGCGGCGACATCGGTACGGGGCTCTCGGAGGGTCAGTCGGCGCTGGGCGCGGGGGCGGGCGCGTTCGGCGCCGCCGGGTTGTCCGCCGAGCCGACGGCGGCGATCGGCATCGGGGTGTCGATGGGCAAGCTGACCGCGCCGCCCGCGGTGGTGGGCCTGTTGCCCGCATCGCAAGTGCCGGTGCAGCTGGCGTCGACGGCCACCCCGATCACCGCGTCAGATTCCGGTTTCCCCATGCCGCCGCTGATGCCGCCGCCGATCTCGTCGGCCGGCAGCGGTTGGCGCAAACGCAAGCAGCAGAAGTACGACGACATCTCGATCGGCGCCGAGCTCAAGGGCACCGTGATGCCGCGCCCGCCCTCGGCCGGCTGA
- a CDS encoding DUF732 domain-containing protein yields the protein MAAPTAHADAVDSTFLSALKGKGINFASPQAAIIAGHEVCDELDLGRQSSDVATDVTKNSNLDGYHAGFFVGVSIAAFCPRHGQ from the coding sequence GTGGCGGCCCCGACCGCGCACGCCGACGCCGTCGACTCCACGTTCCTGTCCGCCCTGAAAGGCAAGGGCATCAACTTCGCCTCACCGCAGGCCGCGATCATCGCCGGCCATGAGGTCTGCGACGAACTCGACCTGGGCAGGCAGTCGTCCGACGTGGCAACCGACGTGACGAAGAACAGCAACCTGGACGGTTACCACGCCGGGTTTTTCGTCGGGGTCAGCATCGCGGCGTTCTGCCCGCGGCACGGCCAGTAG
- the nei2 gene encoding endonuclease VIII Nei2 translates to MPEGDTVWHTAATLRQHLAGRTLTRCDIRVPRYATVDLTGQVVDEVLSRGKHLFIRIGRSSIHSHLKMDGSWRVGSRPVKVDHRARIILEANEVRAVGVDLGVLEVLERARDGDVVAHLGPDLLGEDWDPQLAAANLTAHPDRPLAAALLDQRVLAGVGNVYCNELCFVSGHLPTAPVGQVADPARLLARARNMLWINRFRWNRCTTGDTRPGRQLWVYGRAGEPCRRCGTRIHFDDTAERVAYWCPACQR, encoded by the coding sequence ATGCCCGAGGGTGACACCGTCTGGCACACCGCGGCCACACTGCGACAGCACCTGGCCGGGCGCACCCTGACCCGCTGCGACATCCGGGTGCCAAGGTACGCGACCGTCGACCTCACCGGGCAGGTGGTGGACGAGGTGCTCAGCCGGGGCAAGCACCTGTTCATCAGGATCGGGCGGTCCAGCATCCATTCGCATCTGAAGATGGACGGCAGTTGGCGGGTCGGAAGCCGTCCGGTGAAAGTGGATCACCGGGCGCGAATCATCCTGGAAGCCAACGAAGTTCGAGCCGTCGGTGTCGATCTGGGCGTGCTCGAGGTCCTGGAGCGGGCCCGGGACGGCGACGTCGTCGCGCATCTGGGACCCGATCTGCTGGGCGAGGATTGGGATCCGCAGCTCGCCGCGGCCAATCTGACCGCACACCCGGACCGCCCCCTGGCCGCGGCACTGCTGGATCAGCGGGTGCTGGCCGGGGTGGGCAACGTCTACTGCAACGAATTGTGTTTCGTCAGCGGGCATTTGCCCACCGCGCCGGTCGGCCAGGTCGCCGATCCGGCACGCCTGCTCGCCCGCGCCCGGAACATGCTGTGGATCAACCGGTTCCGCTGGAACCGCTGCACCACCGGCGACACCCGACCCGGCCGGCAGCTGTGGGTCTACGGGCGAGCCGGTGAACCGTGCCGCCGCTGCGGCACACGCATCCACTTCGACGACACCGCCGAACGGGTGGCGTACTGGTGTCCGGCATGCCAACGCTGA
- a CDS encoding ATP-dependent helicase, with product MSTDPVEALDRFSAITREWFTSTFAAPTTAQADAWTAIADGKNTLVVAPTGSGKTLAAFLWALDTLASLAGAPERRPGTRVLYISPLKALAVDVERNLRTPLAGLTRIAERRGLPPPDISVGVRSGDTPPARRRQLISQPPDVLITTPESLFLMLTSAARETLAGVQTVIVDEIHAIAGGKRGAHLALSLERLDALRAGETGKPAQRIGLSATVRPPEELARFLSGGAPTSIVAPTSAKTVELTVQVPVPDMANLTDNTIWPDVEARLVDLIESHGSTIVFANSRRLAERLTARLNEIHAERSGVELAVATNPKVAGGAPAHLMGSGQTFGAPPELARAHHGSVSKEQRAVVEEALKHGQLKAVVATSSLELGIDMGAVDLVIQVEAPPSVASGLQRIGRAGHQVGEVSRGVLFPKHRTDLIGCAISVQRMLTGQIETMRVPANPLDILAQHTVAAAALEPLDADRWFDTVRRAAPFATLPRDVFEATLDLLSGKYPSTEFAELRPRLVYDRDAGTLTARPGAQRLAVTSGGAIPDRGMFTVYLASEAEKPSRVGELDEEMVYESRPGDVISLGATSWRITEITHDRVLVVPAPGQPARLPFWHGDGEGRPAELGAALGAFTGELAGLDRDAFDKRCAALGFDGYATDNLWVLLDDQRTATAVVPTDTTLLVERFRDELGDWRVILHSPYGLRVHGPLALAVGRRLRERYGIDEKPTASDDGIVVRLPDTLDETPPGAELFVFDADEIDPIVTAEVGGSALFASRFRECAARALLLPRRHPGRRSPLWHQRQRAAQLLDVARKYPDFPIVLEAIRECLQDVYDVPAVVELMSGIAGRRVRVLEAETTQPSPFAASLLFGYVGAFIYEGDSPLAERRAAALSLDSTLLAQLLGRVELRELLDPEVIAATGRQLQHLSDDRAARDAEAVADLLRLLGPLTEDEIAARSTADDVGGWLEGLRAARRALTVTFAGRSWWVAVEDIGRLRDGVGVAVPLGVPATFTAAVADPLGELLGRYARTHTPFTTAEAAARFGLGLRVTADVLGRLADPARSDGRLVRGDFVAAGELSGGGEQWCDAEVLRILRRRSLAALRAQVEPVSTAAYGRFLPAWHHLGGSAHGVDGLLAVVDQLAGVRIPASAIEPLVLAPRVRDYSPAMLDELLATGEITWSGAGSISSSDGWIALHPSDSAALTLAAPAEIDLTDTHRAILDTLAGGGAYFFRQLAQDGHSESDLKAALWELIWAGRVTGDTFAPVRALLGGTGNRKRSAPAHRAHRPPRLSRYSIANPQHRSTDPTVAGRWSALPTPEPDSTLRAHYQAELLLTRHGVLTKGAVAAEGVPGGFATLYKVLSTFEEAGKCQRGYFVESLGGAQFAVASTVDRLRSYLDGVDQQRPEHLAVVLAAADPANPYGAALPWPEPATEGAARPGRKAGALVVLVDGALAWFLERGGRSLLTFTSDPAADHAAAAALADLVATRRVASILIERVDGAPALQPQGGPGSVADVLCDAGFARTPRGLRLR from the coding sequence GTGAGCACCGACCCGGTTGAAGCGTTGGATCGATTCAGCGCGATCACCCGCGAATGGTTCACCAGCACCTTCGCCGCACCCACCACCGCGCAGGCCGACGCCTGGACGGCCATCGCCGACGGGAAGAACACCCTCGTCGTCGCGCCGACCGGCTCCGGCAAGACGCTGGCGGCGTTCCTGTGGGCCCTGGATACTCTTGCCAGCCTCGCCGGCGCGCCCGAGCGGCGCCCCGGCACGCGGGTGCTGTACATCTCGCCGCTCAAGGCGCTGGCCGTCGACGTCGAGCGCAATTTGCGCACCCCGCTGGCGGGGCTCACCCGCATCGCCGAGCGCCGCGGCCTGCCCCCACCCGATATCAGCGTCGGGGTCCGCTCGGGAGACACCCCGCCCGCGCGGCGCCGCCAACTCATCAGCCAGCCGCCCGATGTGCTGATCACCACCCCCGAGTCGCTGTTTCTGATGCTGACCTCGGCCGCCCGCGAGACCCTGGCCGGGGTGCAGACCGTCATCGTCGACGAGATCCACGCCATCGCCGGCGGCAAGCGGGGCGCGCACCTGGCCCTGTCGCTGGAGCGCCTCGACGCGCTGCGGGCGGGTGAAACGGGCAAGCCCGCGCAGCGCATCGGGTTGTCGGCGACCGTGCGCCCGCCCGAGGAGCTGGCGCGGTTCTTGTCCGGCGGGGCGCCGACCTCCATCGTCGCTCCCACGTCGGCCAAGACCGTCGAGCTGACCGTGCAGGTGCCGGTGCCGGACATGGCCAACCTGACCGACAACACCATCTGGCCCGACGTGGAGGCGCGGCTGGTCGACCTGATCGAATCCCACGGTTCGACCATCGTGTTCGCCAATTCGCGGCGACTCGCGGAACGACTCACCGCACGGCTCAACGAGATTCACGCCGAACGCAGCGGTGTCGAGCTCGCGGTGGCAACCAACCCGAAGGTGGCCGGCGGCGCGCCCGCCCACCTCATGGGCAGCGGCCAGACCTTCGGCGCGCCCCCGGAACTGGCCCGCGCCCACCACGGTTCGGTCAGCAAGGAGCAGCGCGCCGTGGTCGAAGAGGCGCTCAAGCACGGGCAGCTCAAGGCGGTGGTGGCGACGTCGAGCCTGGAGCTGGGCATCGACATGGGCGCGGTCGATTTGGTGATCCAGGTGGAGGCGCCGCCATCGGTGGCCAGCGGCCTGCAACGCATCGGGCGGGCCGGACACCAGGTCGGCGAGGTCTCGCGCGGGGTGCTGTTCCCGAAGCACCGCACCGACCTGATCGGCTGCGCGATCAGCGTGCAGCGGATGCTCACCGGACAGATCGAGACGATGCGGGTACCCGCCAACCCGCTCGACATCCTGGCGCAGCACACCGTGGCGGCGGCCGCGCTGGAGCCGCTGGACGCCGACCGGTGGTTCGACACGGTGCGGCGGGCCGCGCCGTTCGCGACGCTGCCGCGCGACGTGTTCGAGGCCACCCTGGACCTGTTGAGCGGCAAGTATCCGTCCACCGAATTCGCCGAGCTGCGACCGCGGCTGGTGTACGACCGCGATGCCGGCACCCTGACCGCGCGGCCCGGTGCGCAGCGGCTGGCCGTGACCTCCGGTGGCGCCATCCCCGACCGCGGGATGTTCACCGTCTACCTCGCTTCCGAGGCCGAAAAGCCTTCGCGGGTAGGCGAACTCGACGAAGAGATGGTCTACGAGTCGCGTCCCGGTGACGTGATCTCGCTGGGGGCCACCAGTTGGCGGATCACCGAGATCACCCACGACCGGGTGCTGGTCGTCCCCGCCCCGGGCCAGCCCGCCCGGCTGCCGTTCTGGCACGGCGACGGCGAGGGCCGCCCGGCCGAGCTCGGCGCCGCGCTCGGCGCGTTCACCGGCGAACTGGCCGGCCTGGATCGCGACGCGTTCGACAAGCGTTGCGCCGCTTTGGGTTTCGACGGCTACGCCACCGACAACCTGTGGGTGTTGCTGGACGACCAGCGCACCGCCACCGCCGTGGTGCCCACCGACACCACCCTGCTGGTCGAGCGGTTCCGCGACGAGCTGGGCGACTGGCGGGTGATATTGCACTCGCCCTACGGGCTGCGGGTGCACGGGCCGCTCGCGCTGGCCGTGGGCCGGCGGCTGCGCGAACGCTACGGCATCGACGAGAAGCCCACCGCCTCCGACGACGGCATCGTGGTGCGCCTGCCCGACACCCTCGATGAAACCCCGCCGGGTGCCGAGCTGTTCGTCTTCGACGCCGACGAGATCGACCCGATCGTCACCGCCGAGGTGGGCGGTTCGGCGTTGTTCGCGTCGCGGTTCCGCGAATGCGCGGCCCGCGCGCTGCTGCTGCCTCGCCGACACCCCGGCCGCCGCTCGCCGCTGTGGCATCAGCGCCAGCGCGCGGCCCAGCTGCTGGATGTGGCGCGCAAATACCCCGACTTCCCGATCGTCTTGGAGGCGATCCGGGAATGCCTGCAAGACGTCTATGACGTGCCCGCCGTCGTCGAGCTGATGAGCGGCATCGCCGGGCGCCGGGTGCGGGTGTTGGAGGCCGAAACCACGCAGCCGTCACCGTTCGCGGCGTCACTGTTGTTCGGCTATGTCGGCGCGTTCATATACGAGGGCGACAGCCCGCTTGCCGAGCGCCGCGCCGCGGCGCTCTCGCTGGACAGCACGCTGCTGGCCCAGCTGCTCGGCCGTGTCGAGCTGCGCGAACTGCTCGATCCCGAGGTCATCGCCGCGACCGGCCGCCAGCTGCAGCACCTGTCCGACGACCGGGCCGCCCGCGACGCCGAGGCCGTCGCGGACCTGCTGCGCCTGCTCGGCCCGCTCACCGAAGACGAGATCGCGGCGCGATCTACCGCCGACGACGTCGGGGGTTGGTTGGAGGGCCTGCGCGCGGCCCGACGCGCGCTGACGGTGACGTTCGCCGGCCGCAGCTGGTGGGTGGCCGTCGAGGACATCGGCCGGCTGCGCGACGGCGTCGGCGTGGCCGTCCCGCTGGGCGTGCCCGCCACCTTCACCGCGGCGGTGGCCGACCCGCTGGGCGAACTGCTGGGCCGCTATGCGCGCACCCACACCCCGTTCACCACCGCCGAAGCCGCCGCCCGGTTCGGGTTGGGACTGCGGGTGACGGCCGACGTGCTGGGCCGACTGGCCGACCCAGCAAGGTCTGACGGCCGGCTGGTGCGCGGCGACTTCGTCGCGGCCGGGGAGCTCTCCGGCGGCGGCGAACAATGGTGCGACGCCGAGGTGCTGCGCATCCTGCGGCGCCGCTCGTTGGCCGCGCTGCGCGCCCAGGTCGAGCCGGTCAGCACCGCCGCCTACGGGCGGTTCCTGCCGGCCTGGCATCACCTGGGCGGGTCCGCGCATGGTGTGGACGGCCTGCTGGCCGTCGTCGACCAGCTGGCCGGCGTCCGGATTCCCGCCTCGGCGATCGAACCGCTGGTGTTGGCCCCGCGGGTCCGCGACTATTCGCCGGCGATGCTCGACGAGCTGCTCGCGACCGGGGAGATCACCTGGTCCGGCGCCGGGTCGATCTCCAGCAGCGACGGCTGGATCGCGCTGCATCCCAGCGACTCCGCCGCCCTGACCCTGGCCGCACCCGCCGAGATCGACCTGACCGACACCCACCGCGCGATCCTGGACACCCTGGCCGGCGGCGGCGCGTACTTTTTCCGCCAGCTCGCACAGGACGGCCACAGCGAGTCCGACCTCAAAGCCGCACTGTGGGAACTGATCTGGGCCGGGCGGGTCACCGGCGACACGTTCGCTCCGGTGCGCGCCCTGCTCGGCGGCACCGGCAACCGCAAACGCTCGGCGCCCGCGCACCGGGCCCACCGGCCGCCGCGGCTGAGCCGGTACAGCATCGCCAACCCGCAGCACCGCAGCACGGATCCGACGGTGGCCGGGCGATGGTCGGCCCTGCCCACACCCGAGCCGGATTCCACGCTGCGGGCCCACTACCAGGCCGAGCTGCTGTTGACCCGCCACGGTGTGCTGACCAAGGGCGCCGTCGCGGCCGAGGGCGTGCCCGGCGGATTCGCCACCCTGTACAAGGTGCTGAGCACGTTCGAGGAAGCCGGCAAGTGCCAGCGCGGGTATTTCGTCGAGTCGCTGGGTGGCGCCCAGTTCGCCGTCGCGTCCACCGTCGACCGGCTGCGCAGCTACCTCGACGGTGTCGACCAGCAACGGCCCGAACACCTCGCGGTGGTGCTGGCCGCCGCCGACCCGGCCAATCCCTACGGCGCGGCACTGCCCTGGCCCGAACCGGCCACCGAGGGCGCGGCCCGGCCCGGTCGCAAGGCCGGGGCACTGGTCGTGCTGGTCGACGGCGCACTGGCCTGGTTCCTGGAGCGCGGCGGACGGTCGCTGCTGACCTTCACCAGCGATCCCGCGGCCGATCACGCGGCAGCCGCGGCCCTGGCCGACCTGGTCGCCACCCGGCGCGTCGCATCGATCCTGATCGAGCGCGTCGACGGGGCGCCCGCGCTGCAGCCTCAGGGCGGCCCCGGCTCGGTGGCCGATGTCCTCTGTGACGCGGGCTTCGCCCGCACGCCTCGCGGGTTGCGGCTCAGGTGA
- a CDS encoding TetR/AcrR family transcriptional regulator yields the protein MVARRRLSPEDRRAELLALGAEVFGKRPYDEVRIDEIAERAGVSRALMYHYFPDKRAFFAAVVKDEADRLYQSTNKDQAHGLTMFDEVRMGVMAYFAYHEQNPEAAWAAYVGLGRSDPVLLGTSDEAKNKQLEHMMARINEVVSKVPGAKLEADIERDLRVICNGWLAFTFEVCRQRIMDPTTDADRLADSCAHALFDAIARVPEIPAELSHAMETAAIEPR from the coding sequence ATGGTAGCCAGGAGGCGGTTATCCCCCGAGGACCGCCGCGCTGAGCTGCTCGCTCTGGGGGCAGAGGTCTTCGGGAAGCGGCCGTACGACGAGGTCCGCATCGACGAGATCGCTGAGCGGGCTGGGGTGTCACGGGCACTGATGTATCACTATTTTCCCGATAAGCGGGCGTTTTTCGCCGCGGTTGTCAAGGACGAGGCCGACCGCCTGTACCAGTCCACCAACAAGGACCAAGCCCACGGGCTGACGATGTTCGACGAGGTGCGGATGGGCGTGATGGCCTACTTCGCCTACCACGAGCAGAACCCCGAGGCCGCCTGGGCGGCGTATGTCGGGCTGGGCCGGTCGGACCCGGTTCTGCTGGGCACGTCCGACGAGGCCAAGAACAAGCAGCTGGAACACATGATGGCGCGCATCAACGAGGTGGTGTCCAAGGTTCCGGGGGCGAAGCTGGAAGCCGACATCGAGCGGGACCTGCGGGTGATTTGCAACGGCTGGCTGGCGTTCACCTTCGAGGTCTGCCGTCAGCGGATTATGGACCCCACCACCGACGCCGACCGCCTGGCCGACTCGTGCGCCCACGCGCTGTTCGACGCGATCGCCCGGGTGCCCGAGATTCCCGCCGAGCTGTCCCATGCGATGGAGACCGCGGCCATCGAGCCGCGGTAG
- the usfY gene encoding protein UsfY has protein sequence MGDRHHDPTDHFRTTQPHAGITMKDNLFWPGFILLGVAFFGVIGALAAAAYRHYEWLATTVLVAVLATVAAALWFVVEVRRVASIDEQWNLADGNANRADTKGALRQHVSG, from the coding sequence ATGGGCGACAGGCATCACGACCCGACGGATCACTTCCGGACCACCCAGCCGCACGCTGGCATCACGATGAAGGACAACCTCTTTTGGCCCGGGTTCATCCTGCTGGGTGTGGCATTTTTCGGAGTGATCGGCGCCTTGGCGGCCGCCGCCTACCGACACTACGAGTGGCTCGCCACGACCGTGCTCGTCGCGGTGCTCGCCACGGTGGCCGCGGCACTGTGGTTTGTCGTGGAAGTCCGCCGGGTGGCCAGCATCGACGAGCAGTGGAATCTGGCCGACGGCAACGCGAACCGGGCGGACACCAAAGGCGCGCTGCGCCAACATGTTTCGGGCTAA
- a CDS encoding ATP-binding protein has translation MIDAESRANKRQQGQRAVELHVAARLENLAMLRTLVGAIGTFEDLDFDAVADLRLAVDEVCTRLIRSATPDATLVVIVDPRDDELVVEASAACDTHDVVAPGSFSWHVLTSLADDVQTFHDGRDPDESGSVFGITLTARRAASSR, from the coding sequence ATGATCGATGCCGAATCGCGCGCCAACAAGCGCCAACAAGGCCAGCGCGCCGTGGAGTTGCACGTTGCTGCTCGGCTGGAGAATCTGGCGATGCTGCGCACGCTGGTCGGTGCGATCGGCACCTTCGAGGACCTGGATTTCGATGCCGTGGCGGACCTGAGGCTCGCGGTGGACGAAGTGTGCACCCGGCTGATCCGCTCGGCCACTCCGGATGCCACCCTGGTTGTCATCGTCGATCCGCGCGACGACGAATTGGTGGTCGAGGCTTCCGCGGCATGTGACACTCACGACGTGGTGGCACCGGGCAGCTTCAGCTGGCACGTCCTGACTTCGCTCGCCGACGACGTGCAGACCTTCCACGACGGGCGCGATCCCGACGAGTCCGGCAGTGTCTTCGGCATCACACTGACGGCGCGACGGGCGGCCTCCAGCCGGTGA
- a CDS encoding RNA polymerase sigma factor SigF, with amino-acid sequence MTSREAGDSTSRPNEYADVPDMFRELASFSADSTELQRHRDKIVERCLPLADHIARRFEGRGEPRDDLVQVARVGLVNAVVRFNVETGSDFVSFAVPTIMGEVRRHFRDNSWSVKVPRRLKELHLRLGAATAELSQRLGRAPTATELAAELGMDREEVVEGLVAGSSYNTLSIDSAGTGGDDDDARAIADTLGDVDTTLDRIENREALRPLLEALPERERMVLVLRFFESMTQTQIAERVGISQMHVSRLLAKSLARLRDQLE; translated from the coding sequence GTGACTTCGCGAGAAGCCGGCGATTCAACTTCCCGACCGAATGAATACGCCGATGTCCCGGACATGTTCCGTGAGCTGGCGAGCTTTTCCGCGGACTCGACGGAGTTGCAGCGCCACCGCGACAAGATTGTCGAGCGGTGCCTGCCGCTGGCCGACCACATCGCCCGGCGATTCGAGGGCCGCGGCGAACCGCGCGACGACCTCGTCCAGGTCGCCCGGGTCGGGTTGGTCAATGCGGTGGTGCGCTTCAACGTCGAGACCGGATCCGATTTCGTGTCGTTCGCGGTGCCCACGATCATGGGCGAGGTCCGGCGGCACTTCCGGGACAACAGTTGGTCGGTCAAGGTTCCGCGGCGCCTAAAGGAACTGCACCTGCGATTGGGCGCGGCCACGGCCGAACTGTCGCAACGGCTCGGTCGGGCGCCCACCGCGACCGAACTCGCCGCGGAACTCGGCATGGACCGCGAAGAAGTGGTCGAGGGTCTGGTCGCGGGCAGCTCCTACAACACGCTGTCCATCGACAGCGCCGGCACCGGGGGCGACGACGACGACGCCCGCGCGATCGCCGACACGCTGGGCGACGTCGACACCACCCTGGACCGGATCGAAAATCGGGAGGCGCTGCGTCCCTTGCTGGAGGCGCTGCCGGAACGCGAACGAATGGTGTTGGTGCTCAGGTTTTTCGAGAGCATGACGCAGACCCAGATCGCCGAGCGGGTCGGCATCTCACAGATGCACGTGTCGCGCCTGTTGGCCAAATCGCTAGCGCGATTGCGGGACCAACTGGAGTAG
- a CDS encoding STAS domain-containing protein, translating to MTVTQSWQRSGSAEFSVRPGPLATVITAHGEIDAANANHLTALVERASLESSQLIVDLRGLNFFGTAGFSALHRINVVCSGAGVPWVLVSGRAAERVLRICDPDDTLPTTDALPDFVSDEPAAGEPRPLLQLVPQSR from the coding sequence ATGACTGTGACCCAATCATGGCAGCGCAGCGGCAGCGCCGAATTCAGTGTTCGCCCAGGCCCGTTGGCCACCGTGATCACCGCACACGGCGAAATCGACGCCGCAAACGCCAATCATCTCACCGCGCTCGTCGAGCGCGCCAGCCTCGAGTCGAGCCAACTGATCGTGGACCTGCGCGGCCTGAATTTCTTTGGCACTGCAGGCTTTTCGGCGCTGCACCGGATCAACGTCGTATGTTCGGGTGCGGGCGTGCCGTGGGTCCTGGTATCGGGTCGCGCGGCGGAGAGGGTGCTGCGAATCTGCGACCCAGACGACACACTTCCGACCACCGATGCGCTACCCGACTTCGTTTCGGACGAGCCCGCTGCGGGCGAGCCGCGCCCCCTACTCCAGTTGGTCCCGCAATCGCGCTAG